A window from Bacteroidetes Order II. bacterium encodes these proteins:
- a CDS encoding ABC transporter ATP-binding protein: MKAIEVHALTKRFGDFTAVNAINFEVAQGEIFGFLGANGAGKTTAMKMLIGLSRPTSGEAMVAGFDVYRQTEQIKRNIGYMSQKFSLYEDLTVWENIRFFAGIYGLSAVETRNKANALFERLSLHHEANALVGSLPLGWKQKLSFSLAILHDPKIVFLDEPTGGVDPITRRQFWDMIYEASDRGITAFVTTHYMDEAEYCNRVSIMVDGRIDALDTPRALKSHFRVETMDDVFLRLARNSQFKEA; this comes from the coding sequence ATGAAAGCAATCGAAGTACATGCACTCACCAAACGTTTTGGCGATTTTACCGCCGTAAATGCCATCAACTTTGAGGTGGCACAGGGGGAAATTTTTGGGTTTCTTGGGGCAAACGGAGCGGGTAAAACGACTGCAATGAAGATGCTCATTGGCCTCTCGCGGCCCACCTCCGGCGAGGCCATGGTTGCAGGTTTTGATGTCTATCGCCAAACCGAACAAATTAAACGCAACATCGGCTACATGAGCCAAAAGTTTTCACTCTACGAAGACCTGACCGTTTGGGAAAATATCCGTTTTTTTGCGGGGATTTATGGGCTTTCCGCAGTAGAAACCCGTAATAAAGCCAATGCCTTGTTCGAGCGACTAAGCTTGCATCACGAGGCGAATGCTTTGGTGGGATCCTTGCCCTTGGGCTGGAAGCAAAAACTCTCGTTCTCGTTGGCCATTTTACATGATCCGAAAATTGTCTTTCTGGATGAACCCACGGGCGGCGTAGATCCCATTACCAGGCGGCAATTTTGGGACATGATCTACGAGGCATCCGATCGGGGAATCACCGCTTTTGTCACCACCCACTATATGGACGAGGCCGAGTATTGCAACCGTGTTTCCATTATGGTGGATGGCCGGATAGATGCATTGGATACACCCAGAGCATTAAAAAGCCACTTTCGAGTAGAAACGATGGACGATGTATTCCTCCGGCTTGCCCGTAACAGCCAATTTAAAGAAGCCTAA
- a CDS encoding ABC transporter permease, producing MRTIQLLLQKEFLQIIRNKAMLPIIFVMPIMQTMILAFAANYEINNLRLHIVDRDRSAFSRQLTQQLDASERFVVVYYDNAAHLAAQHMQADETDMTIEIPVGFEKDLVSLQNTQVYLGANAINSVKAGVGMNYAASIIADYNTNIRLRSMPIVPAVQTGFLEIAPTEWFNPSRSYKNFFVPGILAVLITVIGSMLASLNIVRERELGTIEQLNVTPIHRYQFIIGKLIPFWIIGLFDLALGLGFAKLVFGLPTAGNMLALFSFAGLFLLAILGFGLFLSTFSETQQQAMFISWFFMLVFLLMGGVFTPIESMPQWAQVLTWLNPVSYMVQVLRLVLLKGSGFTDLWPFFFKMTGFVIALNAFAMLNYRKTT from the coding sequence ATGCGTACCATCCAATTATTGTTGCAAAAAGAATTCCTGCAAATCATCCGAAATAAGGCGATGTTGCCGATCATTTTTGTGATGCCGATTATGCAGACAATGATTCTGGCGTTTGCGGCCAATTATGAAATCAACAACCTGCGGCTACACATTGTGGACCGCGACCGATCTGCTTTTTCTCGTCAACTCACCCAGCAATTGGATGCTTCCGAGCGCTTTGTGGTGGTGTATTACGACAATGCCGCGCACTTGGCTGCCCAACACATGCAGGCCGATGAAACCGATATGACGATTGAAATTCCAGTAGGCTTCGAGAAAGACTTGGTTTCTTTGCAAAATACGCAAGTTTATTTGGGGGCAAATGCGATTAATAGTGTAAAGGCAGGAGTGGGGATGAACTATGCCGCGAGTATTATCGCCGATTATAACACGAATATCCGGCTCCGGTCCATGCCTATTGTCCCGGCTGTTCAAACAGGTTTCTTAGAAATTGCTCCCACCGAATGGTTCAACCCGAGCCGGAGCTACAAAAACTTCTTTGTTCCCGGCATTTTGGCGGTGCTGATTACGGTGATTGGCTCTATGCTAGCCAGCCTGAACATTGTCCGCGAGCGCGAACTTGGCACGATCGAACAACTAAACGTAACACCCATTCATAGATACCAGTTTATCATAGGAAAACTCATTCCTTTTTGGATCATCGGCCTCTTTGACTTGGCCTTGGGCTTGGGATTTGCAAAATTGGTTTTTGGCCTACCTACAGCGGGAAATATGCTGGCCTTATTTAGTTTTGCCGGGCTTTTCTTGTTGGCCATACTGGGATTTGGGCTTTTCCTGTCCACGTTTTCCGAAACCCAACAACAAGCCATGTTCATCTCTTGGTTTTTTATGTTGGTTTTTTTGTTGATGGGTGGTGTTTTTACGCCCATCGAGAGTATGCCTCAGTGGGCACAAGTTCTTACCTGGCTTAATCCCGTTTCGTATATGGTTCAGGTCTTACGCTTGGTCTTGCTGAAAGGAAGTGGATTTACGGATTTATGGCCATTTTTCTTTAAAATGACCGGATTTGTGATCGCCCTGAATGCTTTTGCCATGTTGAACTACCGAAAAACCACTTGA
- a CDS encoding ABC transporter permease: protein MKPFLAFVKKELFHILRDRRTLLILFGLPVIQIILFGFAITNEIRDAQIVVLDRANDQTSQEVIQRLTSSGYFKINQHVQTQTEMEAAFRRGDIKMGIVFPPLLNDARMHGGKAQIQIIADASDPNTANTLTAYASAIIRSYQLEKNTAPLPMTIQVENRMTYNPEMRGVYMFVPGVITLILMLVSAMLTSITIAREKETGTMEILLVSPLNPPLIIVGKVIPYMALSFINTLTILWLAKFVFGMPFNGSLSLLLVICLLYIFTALALGILISTKVKTMQAAMMISATGLMMPTVLLSGFIFPIESMPLPLQMVANLLPAKWFNIVIKDIMIKGVGLAFIWKYVIILAGMTIVLLTISIRNFKSRLA, encoded by the coding sequence ATGAAACCCTTTCTTGCCTTTGTCAAAAAAGAACTCTTCCACATCCTTCGCGATCGTCGAACGCTGTTGATTTTATTTGGCTTACCCGTTATTCAGATTATCTTGTTTGGTTTTGCCATTACCAATGAAATCCGAGATGCCCAAATAGTGGTGCTAGATCGGGCAAATGATCAGACCTCGCAGGAAGTGATTCAACGCCTTACATCCTCTGGCTATTTTAAAATAAACCAGCACGTACAGACCCAAACCGAGATGGAGGCTGCCTTCCGACGGGGCGACATTAAAATGGGGATTGTATTCCCCCCGCTTTTGAACGATGCACGAATGCATGGTGGAAAAGCCCAGATCCAAATCATCGCCGATGCTTCAGACCCCAACACAGCGAATACCCTCACCGCCTACGCCAGCGCCATCATCCGGTCTTACCAACTCGAAAAAAACACAGCCCCACTCCCGATGACCATTCAAGTAGAAAACCGCATGACCTACAATCCGGAGATGCGCGGGGTGTACATGTTTGTGCCGGGGGTGATTACGCTGATCTTGATGTTGGTCTCGGCCATGCTCACCTCTATCACCATTGCGCGTGAAAAAGAAACCGGAACCATGGAAATTTTATTGGTTTCGCCACTAAATCCACCACTCATTATTGTGGGGAAGGTGATTCCATATATGGCGTTGTCTTTTATCAATACGCTCACCATTTTATGGCTGGCCAAGTTTGTATTTGGAATGCCCTTTAATGGGAGTTTATCGCTTCTTTTGGTCATTTGTCTGCTCTATATTTTCACCGCTTTGGCATTAGGCATTCTCATTTCCACCAAAGTCAAAACCATGCAGGCCGCCATGATGATCTCGGCGACAGGCTTGATGATGCCCACGGTCTTACTTTCTGGCTTCATTTTTCCAATCGAAAGTATGCCCTTGCCGCTTCAAATGGTTGCTAATCTGCTTCCTGCCAAGTGGTTTAATATTGTTATTAAAGATATAATGATTAAAGGAGTTGGACTTGCATTTATTTGGAAGTATGTAATCATCCTTGCCGGAATGACCATTGTTTTATTGACCATCAGTATCCGGAATTTTAAATCCCGCCTCGCCTAA